The Juglans microcarpa x Juglans regia isolate MS1-56 chromosome 2D, Jm3101_v1.0, whole genome shotgun sequence DNA window ATCGGCTTAGTATGAAGGAGCCAATAAAATGTATTACTTAGGAAGAAGGGAAAACAATAGAGAGTTAAACATGTAGATTCGATTGCTGAATGAAGAGTCAACCAACCTTCTTCTGTTTAGTTAGTAGCATAGGTGTAAGATAAGTAAATTATTCTATTCTATTAGGGATAACTGATGAAAGTTTTCCCGAGATTTCACCCTGCTAACATACTTCTCCTTTACCTCTCTCTCTTGGCAGTTAGATTTTTGTCAATAAAATGGATAgtgttttttgtcttttctcccTATTCTCCTCCATTTTGAACCTTTTTCTGACTTTCAAACAGGTGCTTCATCCTTTTGCTGACTCAATTAATATAAATGACAAAGTGTGGGAAATGTATTTTAGAGATCTTGTCCCAAGATTGGTTGAGGAAGGAGATGATGGAAACTGTGGATCGGCTGCTGTTTGCGACACAATGTGCTTGCAGGTATGCATTTTGATTAAAATCGCTCAAGTtttaacaaatttcaaaattaatctGGATGACTAGTTGTTATGAATTCTGTGGTAAGAACAAATCAGGTATGACTTGTTCTGCCTTTATTGTCCTCTGAAGTAATGATCTTATCCAATATTTGCCCCCTTGTATATTAActccacacccccccccccccccccccccccccccccccccccccctcccttgTGTACACTTGTATtctgcatttggtattaatttcTTTCGTGTAAGAAATTGTGACCACTTCATTACACTGGTAAATCAAGCATTGCAAGTCAAACTGCAAGTTAATGCAGTTACATATACTTTTACCTGAGTTCGGACCATTTTTAGTTCAGACCACGGCACGGAACCATCAGGATAGGTCCCTTTGCTTGTCCACCTTCTGGTGAAACCTTTCTTCACAACGCATGCTCCTTGTTTTCattcattatatttttgaaGATTGATATATTGACATATTATCTACCTACATGCCTCATGATAGAGatgtatattatatgtaaagtttttaaaaaaaaatgtgcaattTGGATATAGTCCCATCCTCCAGAAACATTCTTTATGGAAAATTTAGAATGATGTTGGGTAGGCCCAAGGAACTTATTCTTCATCCCATTAAAGACATTGTTTGCTTGTGATGCCTAATCATGTAGAATGTTTAATCTTCACATATGTATTTCTTTTCTGCACAATGTTTTATGCAAATTCTATGTTCATAGCATATTATTGTGGGTAAACCAAGGAGTCTAAATCAATGGACATTAATGAATCATCATTGCATCTCTATGAtcaatactctctctctctctctctctctctctctctgtgtctctgTGCATTGATGTGGGCTTATTGTGATTGCAGGCTCTTTCAAAACGAATCCATTATGGTAAATTTGTAGCAGAGGCCAAATTTCAAGCCTCTCCGGATACCTATGAACTCGCCATCAGAGCACAGGTGCATATTTTTCTTAGACGCTTTGCTTTACTTCTTCTATGTGATGCTATTATTGGATATCACAAATTTTTTCTCGATCTTGCGCTCATTTTTTCCCTCTGCGGTGCTGTGTTTGATTTTGCAGGATAGGCAAAGACTGATGGATATGCTGACATATCCAAAAGTGGAAGACTCCATTAAAAGGAGAGTAGAAATGAAAGCCAAAGCTTATGGTCGAGAGGTGACAGCAAGTGTAGAGGAAGATATGGATGAAGCTGAACCGGTATACAAAATAGTACCAAGCTTGGTTGCTGATCTATATGGTGATTGGATCATGCCGTTGACAAAGGAAGTTCAAGTTGAGTATTTGCTTAGAAGGTTGGATTGAATAGACTTTACAGTCGCTCCAACAAGAAAGAATATATAGAGTTTACAGCCAGTCCCACCTTGGCTAAATGAATATAGCTCTACGGTCTGCCACTGCCTGGATGACATAGAGAATAAAAACACTTAGTGGATAGAGGCTTTGGATGAATATCTTTGTAAGTATTGTAGGTAACAGGTTTCTTGCATCTTGAGGCACGTTTTTTAAATGAACTggtataaattatttgaaatggGTGTTCCTAATTGACACCCCTTGTTTGCTCTTTTATTATTACTGTAAATCTTCCCTTGTCTCTTTTAAGACATGAGAAGCTCTCAAGTGTTCTGGTTCAAAGACTAAGATATTGTGTTGGGAGATATACCTTTAAAATAGCAAGGATTGGAGTCAAAAGGGTATTCAAGTGTAACTCATtctataattttacaaaatgaacaaaattggattcaaatattctttttctttccatattttttgtgacgacGAATCTCGAAGATAGTACAAATGCAATAGATCTTTTATCTATTGGATTTACATATTATCGCGAATTTGACATCTGATCAGTGAAAATCCATTGCATCGAGATCAACTCCTCCCTCCCCATGTTGGTTTTTGGAAcattaaactcatattttctaGTGAGAAGTAAATGTGTCCCATGCTATTCTCTTTTCGCTCCTATTGTGATTCTTCCGGCCATCTTTTGTCGTTTGGAGACAAACCACAACGAGCTTCTGTGGGCGTGCCCAGCACAATGATAACAACTACTGTGGTTTAGGTTCTATGAGCACAAGTTTGTATCAAATTAAGAGACaaacttaataataaattaaagatcaCAGTAAAAGCCAATCAGATAGTTAATAGCGTTTTTTGCTTGATTTGTTCGGCGATAGCGACCGTTATCATGAAGATATTGCTAGAAACATTGAGAAGATGCCATTAACTGCACGATGAAAAGatgtttcttatcttatcttatttcatgtatttcatgaagatttcaaaaaataaatagatagttAGATACACTTTATAAGAGCATCTTCAATAGATTAATCAAAGTCAAAAGACATTTTTTGGTAAATGTGAaatgaatttgacttttggctattccattaatataaatcttcacatttaaatatctattttttctttatataacaataaaataatataagatgaatttagatttagctattcacatcaaatccctacattaaattattaatttattcattatatagtaatgagtaattaataattaaaaaaatatttattaatttaattatttttatcatattttaccattctacctattatatatcatttagtaatcatattctaattaaattatattaattagaaatcaTATTCTAAACAACAAAAGAGAAGGTCTGGTACCATGCGAGGCCCCCGGCACATGAGCTGTgcattaatgatttttttttagagtaaaTTGAAGTCGTGCATTAATAGTTACTTAGAAAATATAGACATTTATTTAAAAGTAGTTAATTTACTTGAAGTCGTACCCCCAAATATCACATGGTAATATTACTTTCATTCAACTTGAAAGTAGACATGAAagcagagagagaaataaatgataaaatatatatttattgtagATAAAgtctaaatatttgaattttagctAATTCATTGTTATGATAGTTTGGgatttaatagttaaatataTGATAGATTTAACTTTCAACTAATCTATTGAGGATGCAATTTTGAGTGTTAAAATTGCTTTACAACACTTAAAATATGACAatttaaactattaaaattgtTTAATACTTGACGTGGGATCCAATATGACAATTTAATTATTcgaggaattaaaatataagatctttttataataatttaaaggCATAATCATAAtgtatatttaaaagaaaaattagccCATTGGGCAGTGACGCGCACATGGCTGATAGCTGGAAATGTTGAAGTTTATCGATTCGGGAATTACCCACGACACGCGTAGTCATTCCCTTTACGAAAGCTTTTAAAACTTGCTGATGAACAGATtaacaaaactaatccaaaGCGGATCTACAGACAACGCATTCTTCGTAACAAGCAAATTAGCCAATCCCAATATGGCCCAAAAGCAGAGACCTTCACCTTGTAATAGACAAGAGTtccagggagagagagagagaccaatgGAGGGAGTGAAAAGAGGTACTGGGTATCTGTCGCTTAccatggtggtggtggtgctgaTGTGCGCCGCGGTGGTAATGGTGCCGGGAGTCTCAGCTACGCGGTGGACCGTGGGAGCCAACATGGGTTGGACCACCAATGTCAACTACACTACTTGGGCTAAGGACAAACACTTCTACAATGGCGATTGGCTCTGTAAgccctctcccccccccccccccccctctctcactctctctctttgcaCATGCACGTGTTTAGATCTACTCTGTCCCAAGTACAGCTTCCTCTGCTTCCACTCTCAGTAGTTCCTAGTTCATATTACGTCCTGCACATTTTAGTGCGGTTTGGCTTGATGTTGTAGGTGAATGAGATAGATCTAATTTGGTTGGGGgaacttttgcattttttttttatcttgcgctgcgaattttgaaatttttttttttttttggctctttAACGACCACTTTCTGCTTAGTTTTTGTCTCTTAATCTATGAAACTTGCATTCAAGGCTCAGTATCCCTGCTGGTAAAATACGAAAAAAGGAACACTTCATAGAAGTTGTTGTCTGGATTTTGATTTCTTCATTGCTTTACTATTTAGCTGTGCTTCCTCGGATCTACGGATTCGGATTCTTAGTTGAGGATTACTGTGAGGTGCAGCTcgttattttctttattttctcgaACTTTCTCTTGGTTTCTGTTTGTTTTAAAGTATAAAGGACTCGACTTTACTGTTCTTTTTAGGTACTTTACTTTATTGATCATTGATTGtaaatctttatttttggattttgatgtTACTTtcactattgattttattagttataagattCGGTTATTAACTGCTTGGTGGGCATGATAAGCAAGTGGGAGAAATAGTCGACCGTGCTGCCAGCACTCTTAACTTTAAGGTTTAAGCCAAGACAGACAATGAAATGTTTTGGGGAccaaaacaattgaaaaataaatgaaacaaaaccTGAACTCTTATCTCACAAATTTTACTATAGCATTCCCTTGCCAGGCCATTGGAATTGTATCTTTTGTTGGGTTtttaggtacttctcatgtatacatcctgtgtacttgggctaagcCTTCTTTTTGTATGAATAAAACTtattgattacctataaaaaaaaattgtatcttTTGTTGGGTTCACTCACTCATGCCTCTGATAGGGTAATGCCAAGTTCTTTACTAAGCTACACAAGAAACACTTCTTGCCATTTGCTGCTGATGTACCCCTAGCTAACTTAATGATGCTACTTTAGGGTTAGAGgatattttatctctttttttgtaTCTCTTAAATTAAATATGTTGTTTGCTCTTTTTCCTGTTCTGCTAGAATCTTTTGGTCAGCTCACCTCGATTTGTAGCACAACCATGTAATCCTGCTGTTATTTTGAAGGTCAACATATGGCTTGTAGTTCCTGGCAAGCTAGGGATCCACATACAATGTTGTTTCTCATTAAATCCAGGactctttttaatttgaattccATTACTCTGTACCAAGATTTGGCTATACCTGGCCATTTAAAGCTGCCAGGTGACTCTTTGTTGTTTTCTCCAGTTTTTGTGTATGATAGGAACCAGATGAACGTGCTAGAGGTGAACAAAACGGACTACGAGACGTGCAATTCTGATCATCCTCTTCACAATTGGACTACCGGAGCTGGAAGGGATGTGATTCCACTAAATGTGACTCGGCATTATTACATTATTAGTGGCAAGGGGTTCTGCTTTGGTGGTATGAAACTAGATATACTTGTGGAAAacccccacccccacctccACCTTCTTCCCCTTTGAACAATACCAACAGCTCTCCTAGTTTGATTTCCAGAGGTAAGATTGTTTTGCCGATGGTTTTTGCCATTGGTGCAGTATGGGATACATTCCTCCGGTTCTGGTAGCAATATTGATATTCAAGATTCGGTGTTTTTCGCAAGGGTGTCAAGATTACTTTAGACATTCTTTAATCAGTAGGTAAAAGGAATtgagttattttcttttgtggtgCTT harbors:
- the LOC121249724 gene encoding LOW QUALITY PROTEIN: lamin-like protein (The sequence of the model RefSeq protein was modified relative to this genomic sequence to represent the inferred CDS: deleted 2 bases in 1 codon); this encodes MAQKQRPSPCNRQEFQGERERPMEGVKRGTGYLSLTMVVVVLMCAAVVMVPGVSATRWTVGANMGWTTNVNYTTWAKDKHFYNGDWLFFVYDRNQMNVLEVNKTDYETCNSDHPLHNWTTGAGRDVIPLNVTRHYYIISGKGFCFGGMKLDILVENPPPPPPSSPLNNTNSSPSLISRGKIVLPMVFAIGAVWDTFLRFW